DNA sequence from the Actinacidiphila yeochonensis CN732 genome:
GGTCGTGAGGGCTTCGTCATACGCCCGTCGTCCGGGTCCGACTCCGGCTCCAGTGCCTTCGCGTCCTTCCAGGACGCCTCGGGCGACCACTACGTGATCCCGGCGGCAGCCCAGCCGTACGTCGGCACCGAGCTGGACCTGTCCCTGTTCGACGTGACCGCCCTGGCCAAACAGGCGTCCGGCTCGTCCGGCAGCCAGGCGGCGCCCGACCAGTCGTCGACCTCCGCCGCCCCCAGCGTCCCGGTGACCGTGTCGTTCGCACGGGGCACGCAGCCGAGCGCGCCGACCGGTACGACGCTGACCTCGACCAGCGGATCGTCGGCGCGCGGCTACGTGACAGCGGCGTCCGGCCGGAAGCTGGCGCGGCTGCTGCGGAAGCGGATCGGCGCCGACGTCAAGGCCAAGCGCAAGCCGGGCAGCACCCCGTTGTTCGCCGGGGTGACCGCGATCAGCCTGACCGGTGCGGCCGGCCACACCGCCCCAGCGGTCAGCGCGGCCGGTGCGGCCGAGGACACCGCCACCGCGGGCAGCGCGGCCGCGACCAGTCAGTACAAGCTGCACATCCTGCAGATCAACGCCGAGGACGAGAACGGCGCGGCGGCCGAGGGCATGGTCCTGCTGACCAACACCGACGACATGACCGCGATGACGGCGATCCTCCCGGTCGACGGCGGCATCGAGCGGGTCGCCCTCCCCGCCGGGCACTACAGCGCGGCCATGCCCATGGCCGACTTCGACACGGCGGGCAACGTCACCTCGCAGCACCTCGTCTCGCTGAGCGACCTCACCGTGGCCGACAGCGCCACCGGCACCACTACCGTGGACCTGGACGGACGTACCGCCACTGAGCAGGTCACGGCGTCCACACCACGCCAGGCCACCCAGGACTTCGTCGGTGCCACCTGGGGACGCTCCGACGCGACCGGTGTGCCGATCGGCTACGCGCCCACCGCCAGCGCGATCTCCGACGACACCACACCGGTCTACGTCAACCCGCAACCCGCGGCCGCGGTCGGCACGATCGGCTACTTCGTGCAGTGGTCCGGGCACGCGCCCGACGCCGCCGACAACTACCGCTACGACCTGACCGGCGCCGTCACGGACGACGTGCCGGCCGACCAGACGCTGGCGTTCGCCGCGCACCAGCTCGCCGCCGTTCAGGAGCACTACTCCGGGGACCCGGCCAGCCCGACGGACGCCGCCTTCGTGGCCAACGCACCGGACTTCACGGGCCTGCCTTTCAGCGGTTCGTCCGACGCGGCGCAGCTCATGCCGGCCGACGTGACGGACTACCTGAGCACCAACCAGGACGGGATCTGGACGCAGCAGGTCTTCCAGGGCTCCGGCCTCGGCTTCTACTCCAACCGCGCATTCGCCCCGGGCCACACCTACACGGCCGACTGGGGGCACGGACCGCTCGCACCCGGGTTCGGCCAGTACACCGTCCAGGGCTCGGACTACGTCGCGTGTGACGCGTGCGTCGCGGGCGGCACCCTGTACCTCAACACCGAGCTCAACGACAGCGACTCCGACCACTGGGGCACGCCCACCATCTACGACGCCTACCCGAGCACGACCACGAGCAGCCTTTACCAGGACGGCACCCTCGTGGACAGCGAGCCGTACGCCAGCTCCTACGTCACCGACCAGCCGGACTCCGGCGCCGACTACCGCTTCGTGGTGGACGAGGACCAGACCGCCAACCCGACGATCAGCCAGTCCACCGTCAGCCACACCGAAGTGACCTTCCGGACCCCGGCGTCGACCGACACCAGCTTCCCCGTCCTGCCGGCCGGCATCGACTGCGCCAAGCCCGCGGACGACACGCCCTGCTACATCCTGCCCGTGCTCACCGCGCACTACCAGCTCGACACCGACGGGTACAACACCAGCCACCGGCAAGCCCAGACCATGGGCCTGAACATCGGCCACCTGAGCTACAACGGCATCGGCTCGACGAACGCCATCACCTCCGCCACCGTGCAGGTCTCCTTCGACGACGGCCAGACCTGGCAGAAGGCGTCCGTCCACGGAGCCGCCGGCCACTACCTCGCCGGCTGGACCAACCCGGCCTCGGCGCGCGGCACCAGCCCGTCGCTCCGCGTCACCGCGACCGACGCCGCAGGCGGCACGTTCACCCAGACCATCACGCACGCCTACACGCTCGCCGCCGCGACCTCGTGAGCGCCGCGCACAGGAGAGGACCGATCCCCGTATGACCAGAGACAAACGTCTGATACGCGGCGCGCGGACCGCCGCGAGCGCCCTGCTCACCCTGTTCTTGGGCGTGTTCGCGGGCATGTACCCCGGGGCGGACGCCGCCCAGGCCGCCGCTCCGGCGAGCACCGCGGCCGCGCACACCGCCACCCCGTCGAACGTGCAGCATGCCTGCGGAGCGGTCGGTGAGGGGCAGGCCCGCTGCCTGGCCCTCGTCCGTACCGACGTCCACGGCGGCCGCGGCGTGCGAGGCCGGGCGGCCAAGGCCGCCGGGCTGAGCGCCTCGGACCAGACGCTGCCCGACGGCTACGGCCCCGCGGACCTGCGCTCGGCGTACAACCTGCCGTCGACCGGCGGCCAGGACCAGACGATCGCGCTCGTCGACGCCTACGACGACGCGTCGGCGGAGGCGGACCTGGCCGTGTACCGTGCGACCTACGGGCTGCCCGCCTGTACCACGGACAACGGCTGCTTCCGCAAGGTCGACCAGCGCGGCGCGGCCGACCCGCTGCCGCCCCAGGAGGCGGAACTCGGCTGGGGCACCGAGGTCGCGCTCGACCTGGACATGGCATCCGCCGCCTGCCCGCAGTGCCACATCCTGCTCGTCGAGGCCGACAACGAGACCGACAGCAACCTGGCCGCGTCGGTGGACACCGCCGTCGCGCTCGGTGCGACCGAGGTGTCCAACAGCTACGGCGTCACCGAGTCCCACCGCAGCCTCGGATTCGCCAAGGACTACACCCACCCGGGCGTGGCGATCGTGGCCTCCTCCGGCGACTTCGGCTACACCGTCCCCACGGAGCCGGCGGTGTACCCCAGCGTCGTCTCGGTCGGCGGCACCTCCCTCACCCGCGCCGCCACCTCACGCGGCTGGCAGGAGAGCGCCTGGTCGAACGCGAACAGCGGCTGCTCGGCGTGGTTCGACAAGCCGTCCTGGCAGCAGGACGAGGACTGCCCGGGCCGTACGGTTGCCGACGTCTCCGCCGACGCCGACCCGGACACCCCCCTCGCCATCTACGACACGTCGTCGCCGCGCCGCGGCGGAGGAGGCTGGGGGGAGTCGGGCGGCACCAGCGCCTCGGCCCCCTTCGTCGCCGGCGTGATCGCGCTGGCCGGCAACCCCTCCGCGTTCCCCGACGCGTCCCGCCTCTACTCCGCCACCGCCGCCTCCGGCCTCAACGACGTCGTCGGCGGCTCCAACGGCAACTGCGCGGGCGACTACCTGTGCACCGCCGTCCCGGGCTACGACGCCCCCACCGGCAACGGCACGCCGAACGGACTCTCGGCCTTCTGAGGCCGCCGGGCCCGCACGGCTGGTCGGTCCGGGCCCGGCCGCTTCACCCCGCCGGCTCCCTCGGCGGGGCGAAGCGCCCATGTAGAGGTAGAGGCGGAGTGCCGGACTCCCTGCGTGCGGGTCCCGGAGGGGGGCTGGACCCGGAGCGCGGGGGACGGCCCCCGTCCCGTCCCGCCCTGTACCGGACGGAGCCCGCGAGGCCGGCCGGGCGGGGAAGCGGCCTCGCGGTCCTGACGAGAGGTCAGTCGGACTGGCTCCGGCCGTGGCCGATGTCGCGGCGCTTGACGTACAGGCGGTTGCCGTCGGGACCGGTCCACTCCAACTGCGCGACACCGGGAACCGAGGCGTCGGCGACGTGTGCCGGGTCCGCCCAGTAGCCGGAGGTGGCGGTGCGGAAGAACGTGGTCCACGGGCGGCCGTGGTGGTCGAGGAAGACGTTGTTGTGGCCGGCGCCGACGCCTACCGTCCAGCGCTCGGAGTACGGGCCCTGGAAGGTGTCCGAGACGGCGGCGACGACGTCGTACTGGTACTTGACCGCGCCCGCCGCGCCGGGGGTGTAGGCGTTGTGCGGGCTGCCGTAGGCGTCGACCGACGCCAGGTCCCACACGGCCTGGAGGAGGTAGTACTTGCCGCCGTACTTGAACACGTAGACGCCCTCGCGGTACGGCTCGGGCGAGTAGCTCCTCTGCTGGAAGGCCGGGAGGCCCGTCGTGGGGACGATGTCCTCCATGTCGCTTCGGAACCTGGCGTAGAGGTCGTTGTGCAGCACGAGCCAGGCGTCGTCGCCCTCGGCGAAGAAGCTGCCGTCGATGTGGAAGTAGGACCCTGCCTTGGCGACCGCGGGCCCGCCGGCGACCGGGTCGCCGAAGGGCTTGTCGGCGTTGCCCTCGATGAGCCGGTAGGGTCCCTCGACCCCGCCCTCGCTCACCAGCATGAACGAGCCGACCTTCTGGGAGTGGTCCCCCATGCAGGCGACGATGTACCACTTCCCGCGGAAGCGGTGCACCTCCGGGGCCCAGACCTCGCCGCGCTTGCCGAACTGGGTGTCGTACCAGTACTGCTGCCAGGGCGCCACGACGGTGCGCCCGGGGGTGTTCTCGTCGGCGAACTCGGGCGACCACACCTTGCCCTTCGCCGCGCCGGGCCGGACGCCGGTGGTGTCGGCGAGCTTCCACGGTCCTTCGAGCGCGGGGGCCACCCACACCCAGATACCGTCGTTCCAGGGACTGGCCGCGGCGAGCCCGGCCGCCCGGGTCGTGCCTGTGGCGACGTAGAGGGGGCGGCCGTCGACCACGAAGCAGTTGACGTAGAAGTCCCGTATCCACACGCGGCCCAGTTCCTCGTCCTGGGGACGCGGTTCCAGCGGGAGGACGAAGGAGTTGTCGTCGCGCGGCCACAGGTCCCTGCGGGTGTCAGCCGCGCCGTACGGCGCGGTGGCGGGCCAGTTCGGCGGGTAGGAACGCCTGGACGCGGCTGCCGCGGTGTGCTCGGGAGCAGCGTCGGCCCGCCCGGATGCCGCATGCGTTGCGACGGTGGTCAGGGCGGCCGCCACTCCCGCGCCGGCGGCACCCGTCAGCAGGGACCGACGGCCCAGTCCTATGCCTTTGCTGGTCATCGGTCGTGTTCTCCTTCGTCGGCGGCGGGGCGGCAGCGAGTCGGCAAAGGGCGGCGGCGGGTCGGCGGAGGCCGCGGCAGACGCCGCCGTCCGCGGCCGGTCGTGGCCACGAGTCGCCGACTCCCCGCGTAGCGGCGGCAGTTCGGGCTCCGGCAGCCTGGGTGCGCTGCCGCGTCCTGTGCCGCTCACCCATGTCCGTCATCCTCCCCGCCGCACCACCCGCCACACCACCCTCCACCGGGACCGCCCGTGGCGCGAGAGCGGCGGGTCCGCCGCCCCGGTCGACGCCGAGGAGGACGCTTCCCCCTTTTGTGCCGTCGCCCGTCTCTGCGGGAAGGAACCGCCCCGCTACGGCGTCAACCACCGTACGGCGCCGGTGCGAAGTGGAGCGTTCAGCTCTCGTGTGCGGTGTGCTCCGCGGCGATGAGGCTCTGGTACCAGCGGTAGCTGTCCTTGGGCGTGCGCTTGAGGGTGTCGTAGTCGACGCGGACGATGCCGAAGCGGCGGTCGTAGCCGAAGGCCCACTCGAAGTTGTCGAGCAGCGACCATACGTAGTAGGCGCGCACGTCGACGCCCTCGGCGACGGCCTGGGCGAGGGCGTCGAGGTGGTCGCGGAGGTAGTCGACGCGGTCGGTGTCGTGGACGGTGCCGTCGGCCTCGGCGACGTCGGCCTCGGCCGAGCCGTTCTCGGTGATGACGATGGGCGGCAGGTCAGGGTAGCGGTGAGTCAGGTCGACGAGCAGGTCCCGGAACGCGGAGGGGACGACGGGCCAGCCCATGGTGGTGCGGCGGGCGGAGTCGTCGCCCCAGGTCTCCTCCGCGCGGATGTCGACGGCGGTGCGCAGGGCCGGGTCGGCCTCGCGCCAGGGGGCGTCGGCGACGGTGATGGGCCGGTAGTAGTTGACGCCGCAGAAGTCCAGCGGACGGGAGGCGAGTTCGAGGTCGCCGTCGCGGCGGAACGAGAAGTCGCTGATGTCGCCCCAGACGTCCTTCTCGTCGTCGGGGTAACGGCCCAGGAAGATGGGATCGAACCAGCAGCGGTTGTGGAGGACCTCGGCGCGCGCCACGGCCTGGGCGTCCGCCGGCGAGTCGGTGGCGGGCAGGAGCCGGTCGGGGTTGAGGGCGATGCCGACCTCGCGGGCGCCGGCGGCGCGCAGCGCGTCGACCGCGAGGCCGTGGCCGACGAGCAGGTGGTGCACGACGGCGAGGGCGCCGTTGCCCTCGCGGGTGCCCGGGGCGTGGCGGCCGATGGCGTGGCCGACGAACGCGGTGCAGAACGGCTCGTTGAGGGTCATCCAGCGTCCGGCGCGGTCGGCGAGGCGTTCGGCGACGACGGCCGCGTATGCGGCGAAGGCCTCGGCGGTGTCCCGGACCCGCCAGCCGCCACGGTCCTCAAGGGGCTGTGGCAGGTCCCAGTGGTAGAGGGTGGGGGCCGGTTCGATGCCGGCGGCGAGGAGCTCGTCGACGAGGCGGTCGTAGAAGTCGAGGCCGGCCCGGTTGACCGCTCCGGTGCCCTCGGGAATGATCCGCGGCCAGGCGATGGAGAAGCGGTACGTGTCGGCGCCGAGGTCGCGCAGGAGGGCGACGTCCTCCTTGTACCGGTGGTAGTGGTCGCAGGCGGTGTCGCCGGTGGAGCCCTCGGCGGTGGCACCGGGTATGCGGGAGTAGGTGTCCCAGATACTCACGCCACGACCGTCCTCGCGGGTGGCGCCTTCGATCTGGTAAGCGGCAGTGGCGGCGCCGAACCGGAAGCCGCGCGGAAAACGCGGAGCGGGGGCGGACGTCATGGGGCGGCTCCTCAGGAGGTTCTCTTCTCGCGGCCGCCAGGCTACGGCACGGCTGAGGAAGGTCGGAGCCCGTGGGCGGGCGGCCGGTCGCCGGGTCAGCTCCCGCAACAAGCCCGAACCGTCCGTGCTTTCGTCCGCAGAGCCCTCCCCGACCTTGGGCGGGAGTACGAAAGTGCCTCGCGAACTGCGACGATGAGGCGTGTCGGGGGCCTGCGCCCCGCAGTGAGCAGGCGCGCTCCTCACGACCACGCCCCGGATGTCCCCCTCACCCCCCGGGCCGTCGTACCGGCCGGAGGCCGTGCGGGCGCCCCGACGGGTACGGGCAACCGGCGCGTCACCGGCACAGGGCCGCGGAGCCGGAAGGGCGCCGAGCCGGCTTCCGGCCGCGCTGGACAGCGACGTCCGCGCCTGGTGGGCGGATCGCGTCACGCCGCTGTCCGGCGGGAGGCCCGCGGGTCGTCAGCGCCAGCCGAGTTCGGGGGCGACGTGCGTGAGGATGCTCTCGATGACGTGGGCGTTGTACTCGACGCCGAGCTGGTTGGGGACGGTGAGCAGCAGGGTGTCCGCGGCTGCGACAGCCTCGTCCTGGGCGAGTTGCTTGACCAGGACGTCCGGCTCGCCGGCGTAGGAGCGGCCGAAGATGCTGCGGGTCTGGGCGTCGATGTAGCCGACGTGGTCCTCGGAGTCGCGGTCCCGGCCGAAGTACGCGCGGTCCCGGTCGTCCACCAGGGCGAAGACGCTGCGGCTGACGGACACCCGCGGCTCGCGGCCGTGGCCGGCGGCCCGCCACGCCTCCCGGTACGCCTCGATCTGCTTGCGCTGCTGGACGTGGAGCGGCTCACCGCTCTCGTCGTCCTTCAGCGTGGAGCTCTGGAGGTTCATCCCCGCCTTGGCGGCCCACACGGCGGTGGCGTTCGAGCCCGACCCCCACCAGATGCGGTCGCGCAGCCCCTCGGAGTGCGGCTCGATCCGCAGCAGCCCCGGCGGGTTGGAGAACATCGGGTTGGGGTGCGGTCGCGCGAACCCCTCGCCCTTGAGCACCTCCAGCAGCACCTGGGTGTGGGAGCGGGCCATGTCGGCGTCGGTGCCGTCCTCCGGCGGTGCGTAGCCGAAGTACCGCCAGCCGTCGACCACCTGCTCCGGGGATCCCCGGCTGATGCCGAGCTGGAGCCTGCCGCCCGCGATCAGGTCTGCGGCGCCCGCGTCCTCCGCCATGTACATGGGGTTCTCGTAGCGCATGTCGATCACGCCGGTGCCGATCTCGATCCGGCTGGTCCGCGCCCCGATCGCCGCGAGCAGCGGGAACGGCGAGGCGTACTGGCGGGCGAAGTGGTGCACCCGGAAATACGCGCCGTCCGCCCCCAGCTCCTCGGCGGCCACCGCCAGGTCGATGGCCTGGAGGAGCGCGTCGGACGCGCTCCGTGTCTGCGAGTGCGGTGAGGGTGTCCAGTGCCCGAAGGACAGGAATCCGATCTTCTTCATGCCGCGTACAACACCGCACGGCTCCCGTTCATGCCCCCGACACGCCGGCGCCAAGGCCCTGGCCAGGGCTTTCACGCCGGCTCGGGGCCGTGGCACGGTCAGCCGCGCCCTCGTCGCTTCCACCGGCCGGCTCGCGGCACCGTCGTGCCGGGCTGACCGAGGGTGCGGGGGAGGGGTAGCAGTGGTGTGAGGTGTTCGGGCGCTCTGGGGTGGCCGATTGCCGGCGGGTTGGTGTCGGGGGTTGGTCGGCGGGTTGT
Encoded proteins:
- a CDS encoding S53 family peptidase — protein: MTRDKRLIRGARTAASALLTLFLGVFAGMYPGADAAQAAAPASTAAAHTATPSNVQHACGAVGEGQARCLALVRTDVHGGRGVRGRAAKAAGLSASDQTLPDGYGPADLRSAYNLPSTGGQDQTIALVDAYDDASAEADLAVYRATYGLPACTTDNGCFRKVDQRGAADPLPPQEAELGWGTEVALDLDMASAACPQCHILLVEADNETDSNLAASVDTAVALGATEVSNSYGVTESHRSLGFAKDYTHPGVAIVASSGDFGYTVPTEPAVYPSVVSVGGTSLTRAATSRGWQESAWSNANSGCSAWFDKPSWQQDEDCPGRTVADVSADADPDTPLAIYDTSSPRRGGGGWGESGGTSASAPFVAGVIALAGNPSAFPDASRLYSATAASGLNDVVGGSNGNCAGDYLCTAVPGYDAPTGNGTPNGLSAF
- a CDS encoding family 43 glycosylhydrolase, producing the protein MTSKGIGLGRRSLLTGAAGAGVAAALTTVATHAASGRADAAPEHTAAAASRRSYPPNWPATAPYGAADTRRDLWPRDDNSFVLPLEPRPQDEELGRVWIRDFYVNCFVVDGRPLYVATGTTRAAGLAAASPWNDGIWVWVAPALEGPWKLADTTGVRPGAAKGKVWSPEFADENTPGRTVVAPWQQYWYDTQFGKRGEVWAPEVHRFRGKWYIVACMGDHSQKVGSFMLVSEGGVEGPYRLIEGNADKPFGDPVAGGPAVAKAGSYFHIDGSFFAEGDDAWLVLHNDLYARFRSDMEDIVPTTGLPAFQQRSYSPEPYREGVYVFKYGGKYYLLQAVWDLASVDAYGSPHNAYTPGAAGAVKYQYDVVAAVSDTFQGPYSERWTVGVGAGHNNVFLDHHGRPWTTFFRTATSGYWADPAHVADASVPGVAQLEWTGPDGNRLYVKRRDIGHGRSQSD
- a CDS encoding GH1 family beta-glucosidase — protein: MTSAPAPRFPRGFRFGAATAAYQIEGATREDGRGVSIWDTYSRIPGATAEGSTGDTACDHYHRYKEDVALLRDLGADTYRFSIAWPRIIPEGTGAVNRAGLDFYDRLVDELLAAGIEPAPTLYHWDLPQPLEDRGGWRVRDTAEAFAAYAAVVAERLADRAGRWMTLNEPFCTAFVGHAIGRHAPGTREGNGALAVVHHLLVGHGLAVDALRAAGAREVGIALNPDRLLPATDSPADAQAVARAEVLHNRCWFDPIFLGRYPDDEKDVWGDISDFSFRRDGDLELASRPLDFCGVNYYRPITVADAPWREADPALRTAVDIRAEETWGDDSARRTTMGWPVVPSAFRDLLVDLTHRYPDLPPIVITENGSAEADVAEADGTVHDTDRVDYLRDHLDALAQAVAEGVDVRAYYVWSLLDNFEWAFGYDRRFGIVRVDYDTLKRTPKDSYRWYQSLIAAEHTAHES
- a CDS encoding LLM class flavin-dependent oxidoreductase; this encodes MKKIGFLSFGHWTPSPHSQTRSASDALLQAIDLAVAAEELGADGAYFRVHHFARQYASPFPLLAAIGARTSRIEIGTGVIDMRYENPMYMAEDAGAADLIAGGRLQLGISRGSPEQVVDGWRYFGYAPPEDGTDADMARSHTQVLLEVLKGEGFARPHPNPMFSNPPGLLRIEPHSEGLRDRIWWGSGSNATAVWAAKAGMNLQSSTLKDDESGEPLHVQQRKQIEAYREAWRAAGHGREPRVSVSRSVFALVDDRDRAYFGRDRDSEDHVGYIDAQTRSIFGRSYAGEPDVLVKQLAQDEAVAAADTLLLTVPNQLGVEYNAHVIESILTHVAPELGWR